The Yoonia sp. SS1-5 genome contains a region encoding:
- a CDS encoding acyl-CoA dehydrogenase family protein — MPHDGQQMPAASNHILQDLLDLTAAALPAVDAVLATAKSALAAMVTEGGRVSAGHLETHQTAAHGFAWFATYAQSLHQMQNWATRLQAADKFGETEQLIHQIAFGEYLWQIYGGIQMNQGEVVRLQDIGLSQDDMRPLMVPAVTTLTQQGNTQAVRTRLVTLMQEQAANVTVGASGLDDELEMIREQFRRFSVEKVEPYAHDWHLKDELIPMEVITEMAELGVFGLTIPEEYGGFGLSKASMCVVSEELSRGYIGVGSLGTRSEIAAELILCGGTDAQKEKWLPGLASAEILPTAVFTEPNTGSDLGSLRTRARKEGDDWIISGNKTWITHAARTHVMTVLARTIPDTDNYKGLSMFLAEKTPGTDEDPWQDPGISGGEIEVLGYRGMKEYTLNFDDFKVKGENLLGEKEGQGFKQLMQTFESARIQTAARAIGVAQSALDEGMRYAQDRKQFGKPLIAFPRVSGKLAMMAVEIMVARQLTYFSANEKDNDRRCDLEAGMAKLLGARVAWACADNALQIHGGNGFALEYKISRILCDARILNIFEGAAEIQAQVIARRLLD, encoded by the coding sequence ATGCCCCATGACGGACAACAGATGCCAGCAGCAAGTAACCATATCTTGCAGGACCTCCTGGATCTGACTGCAGCAGCCCTGCCAGCCGTCGATGCCGTCCTTGCCACGGCCAAATCCGCGCTTGCGGCGATGGTCACGGAAGGCGGTCGCGTGTCCGCCGGGCATCTCGAAACGCACCAGACCGCAGCCCATGGCTTTGCCTGGTTCGCCACCTATGCGCAATCCCTGCACCAGATGCAGAACTGGGCCACGCGACTGCAGGCCGCCGACAAATTTGGCGAAACAGAGCAGCTGATCCACCAGATCGCCTTTGGAGAGTACCTTTGGCAGATCTACGGTGGCATTCAGATGAACCAGGGCGAAGTTGTCCGCTTGCAGGATATCGGGCTCAGCCAGGACGATATGCGCCCGCTGATGGTGCCGGCGGTCACAACCCTGACCCAGCAAGGCAATACCCAAGCGGTCCGCACCCGCCTTGTCACATTGATGCAGGAACAGGCCGCGAATGTGACCGTTGGTGCATCAGGTCTGGACGATGAACTTGAAATGATCCGCGAACAGTTCCGGCGGTTCAGCGTCGAAAAGGTGGAACCCTACGCGCATGACTGGCATCTCAAGGATGAACTGATCCCGATGGAGGTCATTACCGAGATGGCCGAACTTGGGGTGTTTGGTCTGACAATCCCGGAAGAATACGGTGGGTTTGGCCTGTCCAAGGCATCCATGTGCGTGGTGTCCGAGGAATTGTCGCGCGGCTATATCGGGGTCGGCTCACTGGGGACACGTTCCGAAATCGCGGCCGAGCTGATTTTGTGCGGGGGCACGGACGCGCAAAAGGAAAAATGGCTGCCCGGTCTGGCAAGCGCCGAAATTCTGCCAACGGCTGTGTTCACCGAACCCAATACCGGATCCGACCTGGGCAGCCTGCGCACCCGCGCCCGCAAGGAGGGCGATGACTGGATCATCAGCGGCAACAAAACCTGGATCACCCATGCGGCACGGACCCATGTGATGACCGTATTGGCGCGCACAATACCCGACACCGACAATTACAAAGGCCTGTCGATGTTCCTGGCCGAAAAAACACCCGGCACCGATGAAGACCCCTGGCAGGATCCGGGGATCTCGGGCGGCGAGATCGAGGTTTTGGGCTATCGCGGTATGAAAGAATACACGCTGAACTTCGACGATTTCAAAGTGAAGGGTGAAAACCTATTGGGCGAGAAAGAAGGTCAAGGTTTTAAGCAGCTTATGCAGACCTTCGAAAGCGCACGCATCCAGACCGCCGCCCGCGCCATTGGCGTGGCGCAATCCGCATTGGACGAAGGGATGCGCTATGCGCAGGATCGCAAACAGTTCGGCAAGCCGCTGATCGCTTTCCCGCGTGTCTCGGGCAAGCTTGCGATGATGGCCGTCGAAATCATGGTTGCCCGGCAGCTGACCTATTTCAGTGCAAATGAAAAAGACAATGATCGCCGCTGCGACCTCGAGGCGGGGATGGCCAAACTGCTTGGCGCGCGGGTCGCCTGGGCCTGTGCGGACAACGCCTTGCAAATCCATGGCGGCAATGGTTTTGCGCTGGAATACAAGATCAGCCGCATCCTGTGCGATGCGCGTATTCTGAACATCTTCGAAGGTGCCGCCGAAATTCAGGCGCAGGTCATCGCCCGGCGTCTGCTGGACTGA
- a CDS encoding DUF1491 family protein, translating into MKLTADIWVSAYLARLRLVPIPAFVVKKGDPTAGAVLIKLNTLDGQACCYQRSFDLITGDRKWVSLVEGDEAAVDASVAKQQSFDPDLWVIEVEDKQGRHLLDEPGLE; encoded by the coding sequence GTGAAACTAACAGCCGACATATGGGTGTCGGCTTATCTGGCGCGTTTGCGTTTGGTGCCGATCCCCGCCTTTGTCGTCAAAAAAGGCGATCCCACGGCCGGGGCGGTTCTGATAAAGCTCAACACGCTTGACGGGCAGGCCTGTTGCTATCAACGCAGTTTCGATCTTATCACGGGCGACCGGAAATGGGTCAGTCTTGTTGAGGGCGATGAAGCCGCAGTTGACGCGTCAGTTGCCAAACAGCAAAGCTTTGACCCGGATCTATGGGTCATCGAGGTTGAGGACAAACAGGGACGTCACCTGTTGGATGAACCGGGGTTAGAATGA
- the era gene encoding GTPase Era, whose amino-acid sequence MTDAPTKAGFVALIGEPNAGKSTLLNRMVGAKVSIVTHKVQTTRARIRGVAMEENAQLIFIDTPGLFQPRRRLDRAMVAAAWGGAADADVVVLMIEAHRGMTDGVKAILDTLAERAGKSPVALAINKIDKVKSEVLLALTKDMNAAYPFAETFMISAERGHGCDTLRSWLVQQVPEGPFLYPEDQIADLPMRMIAAEMTREKLTLRLHQELPYELTVETENWEERPDGSARIDQLIYVARDGHKGIVLGKGGETVKGVSKAARLELEEFLGRRVHLFVKVKVRPNWLEESERYSEMGLDFKDGNT is encoded by the coding sequence ATGACAGATGCCCCCACCAAAGCTGGTTTTGTCGCTTTGATCGGCGAGCCGAATGCCGGTAAGTCGACCTTGCTGAACCGGATGGTTGGCGCCAAGGTTTCGATTGTCACCCACAAGGTGCAAACCACGCGCGCGCGCATCCGTGGTGTCGCTATGGAAGAGAATGCGCAGCTGATCTTCATTGATACCCCCGGCTTGTTTCAGCCGCGCAGGCGGCTTGATCGGGCGATGGTGGCAGCGGCCTGGGGCGGTGCGGCGGATGCGGATGTTGTTGTGTTGATGATCGAGGCGCATCGCGGCATGACCGATGGGGTCAAGGCCATCCTGGATACGCTGGCCGAACGCGCCGGCAAAAGCCCTGTGGCCCTGGCGATCAACAAGATCGACAAGGTCAAATCCGAGGTTTTGCTCGCCCTGACCAAAGACATGAACGCGGCTTATCCCTTTGCCGAAACCTTCATGATCTCGGCAGAGCGTGGCCATGGCTGTGACACGTTACGTAGCTGGCTGGTCCAGCAGGTTCCGGAGGGTCCGTTCCTATACCCCGAAGATCAGATCGCTGACCTGCCGATGCGCATGATCGCTGCCGAAATGACCCGTGAGAAACTGACCCTGCGCCTGCATCAGGAACTGCCCTATGAGCTGACTGTCGAGACCGAGAATTGGGAGGAACGGCCCGACGGATCGGCCCGCATTGATCAGCTGATTTATGTGGCCCGCGACGGTCACAAGGGCATTGTTCTGGGCAAAGGTGGCGAGACTGTGAAGGGTGTCAGCAAAGCGGCCCGCCTTGAGCTGGAAGAGTTCTTGGGCCGCCGGGTGCATTTATTCGTGAAAGTCAAAGTTAGACCCAATTGGCTGGAGGAATCCGAACGGTATTCGGAAATGGGTCTGGATTTCAAAGACGGAAACACGTGA
- the recO gene encoding DNA repair protein RecO, which produces MITWTDEGAILTTRPFGETSVIVEVFTRSRGRHAGVVKGGTSRKLAPVLQPGAQVSVTWKARLDSHLGAFSIEPIRSRASAAMSDRLSLAGLNAVCAILAQVLPEREEQAQLYQQTVAILDLLGQTDIWPLAYLRWEQLLLEEMGFGMDLTACAVHGVNEDLIYVSPKSGRAVSREGAGEWADRMLPLPPVLAGKGDADNAEIIAALRTTGHFIEHRLIKSLGDRPMSAARGRLLDAIGRL; this is translated from the coding sequence ATGATTACCTGGACCGATGAAGGCGCCATACTGACAACCCGTCCTTTCGGTGAAACATCCGTCATCGTAGAGGTTTTCACGCGCAGCCGGGGCCGCCATGCAGGCGTTGTCAAAGGCGGGACCAGTCGCAAGCTTGCGCCTGTCTTGCAACCGGGTGCCCAAGTATCGGTTACATGGAAGGCCCGGTTGGATAGCCATCTTGGCGCGTTCAGTATTGAGCCAATACGTAGCCGGGCATCGGCGGCGATGAGTGACCGGCTGTCGCTGGCGGGACTAAACGCGGTTTGCGCCATTCTGGCCCAGGTCTTGCCGGAACGTGAAGAACAGGCGCAGCTTTATCAGCAGACCGTCGCAATTCTCGATTTGCTGGGGCAAACGGATATCTGGCCGTTGGCCTATTTGCGCTGGGAACAGCTTTTGCTTGAAGAAATGGGTTTTGGCATGGACCTGACTGCCTGCGCCGTGCATGGGGTCAATGAGGACCTGATCTATGTCTCACCCAAATCAGGCCGGGCCGTTAGCCGCGAGGGAGCAGGTGAATGGGCTGACCGCATGCTGCCCCTACCGCCTGTTTTGGCGGGCAAAGGGGATGCTGACAATGCCGAAATCATCGCTGCCCTTCGCACCACGGGGCATTTCATCGAACACCGGTTGATCAAAAGCCTCGGGGACCGACCGATGAGCGCCGCACGCGGTCGATTGCTGGACGCGATCGGTCGGCTTTGA